A single Vanacampus margaritifer isolate UIUO_Vmar chromosome 14, RoL_Vmar_1.0, whole genome shotgun sequence DNA region contains:
- the rai14 gene encoding ankycorbin isoform X5 yields MSYAAKSSHFYPSQAAAILSLLSTEDDITVARVSGLNPLHLAAKNNHAECCKRLIQSKCPVDAVDGSGRSALHHAALGGKIQTVQFLCELKSAINLKDADGHTPLLLAAKHGHAEVCITLLDCGAEISTSDNGGRTALMLATESNAVAVVEVLVHRGAPLSALDLHGHDVLHYAKLSPNCEVKAALTAALTRQLPDPKSPISPAHDQVAKLSDERITTPKKRKAPPPPISPLQQNSGTSSPSFSGTPSSNKSDTPKRFNYKDDEVREDFERLRNNQRSMLLETMDDSRNANELDPKVEPGVAPSPALVSALQAKITALTLENQQLASNFKKHPSLQANEDLKETSRPDSMTSNSSFHSTRDDLELAAAVPSAAHAPREDGIEQEGIKGSQEESRLLRQALESVQMKLLESRKENRSLQALVKPEPSRESGEEGSVRGKAKEEELIESLAELQAKLTDTQERYHQAVEEAEELRAQMGGDVANQRPASALEQEVKQLKAQLAQTGCEHENAAQRLKQLEEVLRRAEEDRLNAQEKEGRTAKMEELYKEAREEIRMLQEALRGTVPVEAAAKDFEEMKSELNEVICGLQRRLLELSHSYSETRAQLGAAQKQLAESGRPPSPPSEELQQEMQNRLEEVQTLLADTEKKYSAALEEISQLRQEAELQAQSSVALADHAQVMSSLGNAIKELESQSEELKEQLRHKTLQLDSLQNRLSMEKDATSEDSVSGEEHTKMREQLEGEVTHLTQLLQEALRKQDEMALEAADAWQKARDNRAEREAIQEVLTSREKENQSLTSRLAESQDGVCQLKQLVENHVASEREKNKRIDDLSREVAKLKDALNSLSQLSYSSGSPSKRQQQNQQLESMQQQVKQLQYQLAESKKQHNEIVSVYRMHLLYAVQGQMDEDVQKALKQILMMCKVPSQTKEAC; encoded by the exons TCAG AGCAAATGTCCTGTTGATGCAGTTGACGGCTCAGGAAGGAGCGCTTTGCATCACGCTG CCCTTGGTGGAAAGATCCAGACTGTCCAATTTCTGTGTGAACTGAAAAGTGCCATCAACCTTAAAGATGCC GACGGGCACACCCCTTTGCTCTTGGCAGCCAAACACGGCCATGCCGAAGTGTGCATCACTTTGCTGGATTGCGGCGCTGAAATCAGCACTTCTGACAACGGTGGCAG GACGGCGTTGATGCTCGCCACAGAGTCCAATGCAGTGGCTGTTGTCGAAGTTCTGGTCCACAGAGGGGCACCTCTGTCCGCATTGGATTTGCATGGCCACGATGTCCTGCACTATGCCAAGTTGTCCCCCAATTGTGAGGTCAAAGCTGCACTCACTGCTGCTCTGACCAGGCAGCTCCCTG ATCCCAAGTCTCCCATAAGTCCTGCG CATGATCAAGTAGCTAAGCTAAGTGATGAACGGATCACAACTCCCAAAAAACGAAAAGCACCTCCACCTCCTATTAGCCCACTGCAG CAGAACTCTGGAACGTCTTCTCCCTCGTTTTCTGGAACCCCCTCATCCAACAAAAGTGACACTCCAAAGAGATTCAACTATAAG GATGATGAAGTCCGAGAGGACTTTGAGAGGCTGCGCAACAACCAGAGGAGCATGTTGCTGGAAACAATGGACGACTCGAGGAACGCCAATGAACTGGATCCCAAG GTTGAGCCCGGTGTTGCGCCATCGCCCGCTCTTGTTTCAGCACTTCAAGCAAAGATTACCGCTCTTACTCTGGAAAACCAGCAACTGGCCAGTAATTTTAAG AAACATCCATCACTCCAAGCAAACGAGGACCTGAAAGAAACCAGCCGTCCCGACAGCATGACCTCTAACTCCTCCTTCCATTCCACACGGGATGACTTAGAGCTAGCAGCAGCTGTACCTTCCGCCGCCCACGCACCGCGGGAGGACGGAATCGAGCAGGAAGGGATAAAGGGGAGCCAAGAGGAGAGCCGACTGTTAAGACAGGCGCTCGAGAGCGTCCAGATGAAGCTGCTGGAAAGCAGAAAAGAGAACCGCTCGCTTCAGGCTCTGGTGAAACCTGAGCCAAGTAGAGAATCGGGCGAGGAGGGAAGTGTGAGGGGGAAAGCAAAAGAGGAAGAGTTGATCGAGAGTCTGGCGGAGCTGCAGGCGAAGCTCACAGACACCCAGGAGAGATACCACCAAGCcgtggaggaggcggaggagttGAGAGCGCAGATGGGAGGCGACGTGGCCAATCAGAGGCCAGCGTCCGCGCTCGAGCAGGAAGTAAAGCAGCTGAAGGCGCAGCTCGCCCAAACGGGCTGCGAGCACGAGAACGCGGCCCAAAGATTGAAACAGCTGGAGGAGGTGCTGAGGAGGGCCGAGGAAGACCGACTGAACGCTCAAGAGAAAGAAGGGAGGACAGCAAAGATGGAGGAGCTGTATAAGGAGGCACGGGAGGAGATTAGGATGCTCCAG GAGGCTCTGAGGGGCACAGTTCCTGTGGAGGCAGCAGCCAAAGATTTTGAGGAAATGAAGTCCGAGCTCAACGAGGTCATTTGCGGACTACAGCGCCGCCTGCTGGAGTTGTCGCACTCCTACAGCGAAACCCGGGCTCAGCTGGGCGCCGCGCAGAAGCAGCTGGCCGAGAGCGGCCGGCCGCCGTCTCCGCCCTCGGAGGAGCTGCAGCAGGAGATGCAGAATCGGCTGGAGGAGGTGCAGACGCTGCTCGCCGACACGGAGAAGAAGTACTCGGCGGCTCTGGAGGAGATCTCACAGCTGAGGCAGGAGGCGGAGCTTCAGGCGCAGAGCTCGGTGGCCCTCGCCGACCACGCTCAAGTGATGTCGTCGTTAGGGAACGCCATCAAGGAGTTGGAAAGCCAGTCGGAAGAATTGAAAGAGCAGCTCCGTCACAAGACCTTGCAACTGGATAGTCTTCAGAACCG GCTGTCTATGGAGAAGGACGCCACCTCAGAGGATTCCGTCTCCGGCGAGGAGCACACTAAAATGCGAGAGCAGCTGGAGGGCGAGGTGACCCACCTGACGCAGCTACTCCAGGAGGCCCTCAGAAAGCAGGATGAGATGGCGCTGGAGGCGGCTGACGCTTGGCAGAAG GCGCGGGACAATCGGGCAGAGCGGGAGGCCATCCAAGAGGTTCTGACGTCAAGGGAGAAAGAGAACCAGAGCCTGACTTCCAGGTTGGCCGAGTCCCAGGACGGCGTGTGTCAGCTCAAGCAGCTGGTGGAGAATCACGTGGCCTCCGAGAGGGAGAAGAACAAGCGG ATAGATGACCTGTCCCGGGAAGTGGCCAAGCTCAAGGACGCCTTAAACAGCCTATCGCAACTCTCATACAGCTCAGGGTCACCCTCCAAGAGACAGCAGCAGAACCAGCAGCTGGAGAGCATGCAGCAACAAGTCAAACAATTGCAGTACCAACTAGCC GAGTCCAAGAAGCAGCACAATGAGATCGTGTCAGTCTACAGGATGCATCTTCTTTATGCTGTTCAG GGTCAGATGGACGAAGATGTGCAGAAAGCCTTGAAGCAGATCTTGATGATGTGCAAGGTGCCAAGTCAAACCAAGGAGGCCTGCTGA